A genomic segment from Vanacampus margaritifer isolate UIUO_Vmar chromosome 3, RoL_Vmar_1.0, whole genome shotgun sequence encodes:
- the ccnh gene encoding cyclin-H: protein MFHDSSQIKYWTFNSEEELEQLRFEANQKFKKKIRENGKHVLNESIFLDQHEEDVLFRNYERRLLDFCNVFKPAMPKSVIGTAIMYFRRFYMNNSLMEYHPRIIMLTCAYLACKVEEFNVSISQFVGNLVEQSPAEQERDSEQILEYELLLVQQLNFHLVVHNPYRPLEGLLIDLKTRYPTLENPESLRKNVDDFLAYAAMTDAGLLFSPSQIALTAILSSASRAGLNVESYLTECLGLKAEKETLSKMYDSMRRIKSLLKRYELPKPDDVNACKQKLARIHAEFGTSSNNKRKRGYEEEGHVAKELRIQEEWTDEDLM from the exons ATGTTCCACGACAGCTCACAAATCAAATACTGGACGTTTAACAGCGAAGAAGAGTTGGAACAGTTGAGATTTGAAGCTAACCAGAAGTTCAAGAAGAAGATAAGAGAAAATGGGAAG CACGTTTTAAATGAGTCCATATTCCTGGACCAGCACGAAGAAGATGTTCTCTTCAGAAACTACGAGAGGAGGCTGTTGGACTTCTGCAACGTGTTCAAGCCTGCAATGCCCAAGTCTGTTATT GGTACGGCCATCATGTACTTCAGAAGATTCTACATGAACAACTCTCTAATGGAGTACCACCCAAGGATTATCAT GCTGACGTGCGCATATCTAGCCTGCAAGGTGGAAGAGTTCAACGTATCCATCAGCCAGTTTGTGGGCAACCTGGTGGAACAGAGTCCGGCTGAACAGGAACGGGATTCGGAGCAGATTCTCGAGTACGAGCTGCTGCTTGTCCAACAGCTCAACTTCCATTTGGTGGTCCACAACCCTTACAGACCTCTGGAAGGGCTGCTGATTGACCTCAAG ACCAGATATCCCACCCTGGAGAACCCAGAGTCCCTGAGGAAGAATGTGGATGACTTTCTAGCATATGCGGCGATGACAGATGCAGGGCTGCTCTTTTCCCCTTCACAGATTGCACTAACCGCGATCTTGAGCAGCGCCTCAAGAGCTGGCCTCAACGTCGAGAG TTACCTGACGGAATGCTTGGGACTGAAGGCTGAGAAAGAAACCCTGTCCAAGATGTACGACTCCATGAGAC GGATCAAAAGCCTCCTGAAACGATACGAACTTCCAAAACCTGATGATGTGAATGCTTGCAAGCAGAAGCTGGCAAGGATCCATGCGGAATTTGGTACAAGTTCAAACAA CAAACGCAAGCGGGGCTACGAGGAGGAAGGCCACGTAGCAAAAGAGCTGCGAATACAAGAG GAGTGGACTGATGAAGATCTCATGTGA